From a region of the Enterobacter sp. JBIWA008 genome:
- a CDS encoding sensor domain-containing diguanylate cyclase: MSQPCFDALNVIKTPVWLVSPVSEKIIFANVAAMQVMGDKTLDDLRKGIYSASAQTVLSMYVSELKTEQEIVEIWTTSRDGQHTPLSCRLSLAHYVPWGDVIVFEGISPQILSGLKASRSATYRRKKQGFYARFFLTNSAPMLLIDPARDGQIVDANLAALNFYGYSHDDMCSKHTWEINTLGRDVMPIMTAIAALPGGHKPLNFVHRLADGSTRHVQTYAGPIEIYGDKLMLCIIHDITEQKRLEQELEHAALRDSMTGLLNRRQFYAITDQSNLNKLPAQQQFSLLLVDTDHFKNINDLFGHLKGDEVLIALSRTLEACSREGDMVFRWGGEEFVILLPRTSIDTAMQIAESVRAAVARITIPGLPRFTVSIGVARHNQGESIDELFKRVDDALYRAKNDGRNKVLAA, translated from the coding sequence ATGTCGCAACCTTGTTTTGATGCGTTGAATGTAATTAAAACACCCGTGTGGCTCGTTTCACCCGTGTCGGAAAAGATCATTTTTGCGAATGTGGCAGCAATGCAGGTCATGGGGGATAAAACGCTCGATGACCTGCGCAAAGGGATCTATTCAGCCAGTGCGCAAACAGTCCTGTCGATGTATGTATCTGAACTGAAAACAGAGCAGGAGATCGTCGAAATCTGGACAACGAGCAGGGATGGACAGCATACGCCGTTAAGCTGTCGCCTCTCGCTTGCCCACTACGTGCCCTGGGGAGATGTGATTGTTTTCGAGGGCATATCCCCACAAATACTCTCAGGATTGAAGGCCAGCCGTTCCGCCACCTATCGGCGAAAAAAACAGGGTTTTTATGCGCGCTTTTTTCTGACCAACAGCGCCCCGATGCTGTTAATCGATCCGGCCCGTGACGGCCAAATCGTCGATGCGAATCTGGCCGCGCTCAATTTTTACGGTTATTCACATGATGACATGTGCAGTAAGCATACCTGGGAAATCAATACGCTGGGGCGAGATGTGATGCCCATAATGACTGCGATTGCCGCGCTGCCCGGTGGTCATAAGCCGCTCAATTTTGTTCATCGCCTTGCCGATGGATCCACACGCCACGTTCAGACGTATGCCGGGCCCATTGAAATCTACGGTGACAAGCTGATGCTGTGCATCATCCACGATATCACCGAGCAAAAAAGGCTGGAGCAGGAGCTGGAACATGCGGCGTTACGTGACTCCATGACGGGGTTACTCAACCGGCGCCAGTTCTACGCAATTACCGATCAAAGCAATCTGAATAAACTACCTGCACAACAGCAATTTAGCCTGCTGCTGGTGGATACCGACCATTTCAAAAACATTAATGATCTTTTCGGTCATCTGAAAGGCGATGAGGTGCTTATCGCCCTTTCCCGAACGCTGGAGGCCTGTAGTCGGGAGGGCGACATGGTGTTCCGCTGGGGTGGCGAAGAGTTTGTTATCCTGCTGCCGCGTACCTCTATCGATACCGCGATGCAGATTGCCGAGTCAGTACGTGCAGCCGTTGCCCGCATTACGATTCCGGGCCTGCCGAGATTTACCGTTAGCATTGGCGTGGCGCGGCACAATCAGGGGGAGAGTATTGACGAGTTATTTAAGCGTGTGGACGATGCGCTGTATCGCGCTAAAAATGACGGACGCAATAAAGTCCTTGCTGCATGA
- a CDS encoding bifunctional diguanylate cyclase/phosphodiesterase codes for MLNISWDPVLIAISYLVAFIASFVALDSAGKIPLSSRKAALFWRIAGGVTLGIGIWSMHFIGMLSMQMPMMMSYDLWLTLTSLGVAVVASTTALNIAVAGKKLSPFRLTFATVLLSAGVVSMHYIGMAALMLDGSIIWDRRIVALSVVIAVVASGTALWLAFRLRDKRKGVFINRILAAFVMGAAICAMHYIGMSAAQFQEMAHTLPGGIGELGLSIWVSVTTLCLLGLMLIISLIDSHRRTSRLTDNLQQLNRQLELQARFDALTGLANRHQMDLRMQDCLRSALLSKKPFAVIFLNVDHFKRVNDTWGHSVGDELLIAVAQRITARLTREMTLARLGGDAFILLVPECDDDRLNALLTALLEDVRRPLSVCGHTLSTTISAGVSLYPQDGETLHELKLKADAALHRVKEDGRNGWAIYRTEMSTAIPAKPGFLQELSQALERDQFELWYQPTWHAGEKTIHGFEALLRWRHPEQGVVLPNLFIPSLEQTGLIIPVGNWAIEAACRQLHFWTEQGFSQWTLSLNLSPIQFEQPDIFQIVSSMLEKYSLSPSRLILEVTESTALKNLDRSIELLNAFNHAGIVVSIDDFGTGYSNLLMLSVLPAKELKIDRSFVTSMLENEKSYKLVETIISIARTMEMNVVAEGIETEEQQAVLTRLGCDYLQGYLFSRPFPAEQVPWLLLQINSDKQIIPINKIQTDPAFISQKNHA; via the coding sequence ATGCTCAATATATCGTGGGACCCTGTGTTAATCGCTATCTCCTATCTGGTGGCGTTTATCGCCTCCTTTGTGGCGCTGGACAGCGCCGGAAAGATCCCCCTCTCCAGCAGAAAGGCTGCCCTCTTCTGGCGCATTGCCGGTGGGGTTACGTTGGGCATTGGAATTTGGTCGATGCACTTTATCGGCATGCTGTCGATGCAAATGCCCATGATGATGAGCTACGACCTCTGGTTAACCCTTACGTCACTGGGCGTCGCAGTGGTTGCATCGACCACGGCACTTAATATTGCCGTCGCGGGCAAAAAACTTTCTCCCTTTCGACTGACCTTTGCCACGGTGCTCCTGAGCGCTGGCGTAGTGTCTATGCATTACATCGGTATGGCGGCCCTGATGCTGGATGGCAGCATCATCTGGGATCGCCGCATTGTGGCGTTATCCGTGGTTATTGCCGTTGTTGCCTCCGGCACGGCGCTATGGCTGGCTTTCCGTCTGCGGGATAAACGCAAAGGCGTCTTTATAAATCGCATTCTCGCGGCCTTCGTCATGGGCGCCGCGATTTGCGCGATGCATTATATCGGCATGAGTGCCGCGCAGTTTCAGGAAATGGCGCATACTCTCCCCGGCGGGATCGGCGAACTGGGGCTATCCATCTGGGTTTCGGTCACCACGCTCTGCCTGCTCGGCCTGATGTTAATCATTTCACTTATTGATTCCCACCGGCGCACCAGCCGGCTGACGGATAATCTTCAGCAGCTCAACCGCCAGCTTGAGCTACAGGCGCGTTTTGACGCGCTCACCGGGCTCGCAAACCGCCACCAGATGGATCTCCGCATGCAGGATTGTTTGCGCAGCGCGCTGCTGAGCAAGAAGCCATTTGCGGTTATTTTCCTGAACGTCGATCACTTCAAGCGCGTTAACGATACCTGGGGTCACAGCGTCGGTGATGAACTATTGATCGCGGTTGCGCAGCGCATCACGGCACGGCTCACGCGTGAGATGACCTTGGCAAGGCTGGGAGGAGACGCTTTTATCCTGCTGGTGCCGGAATGTGACGACGACAGGCTCAACGCCCTGCTCACCGCGTTGCTCGAAGACGTGCGACGCCCTCTGTCTGTCTGCGGACATACCTTAAGCACGACGATCAGCGCGGGTGTTAGCCTCTATCCTCAGGACGGCGAAACGCTGCACGAGCTGAAGCTCAAGGCGGATGCAGCCTTACATCGCGTCAAGGAAGATGGCCGCAACGGCTGGGCGATCTACCGGACCGAGATGTCAACGGCGATCCCGGCGAAACCCGGTTTCCTGCAGGAGCTTTCTCAGGCGCTTGAGCGCGATCAGTTTGAACTGTGGTACCAGCCAACCTGGCATGCGGGAGAGAAAACCATTCACGGTTTTGAAGCCCTTCTGCGCTGGCGGCATCCCGAGCAAGGGGTTGTACTGCCTAACCTGTTTATCCCCTCGCTGGAACAAACGGGCTTAATTATTCCGGTAGGTAACTGGGCCATTGAAGCGGCATGCCGACAGCTTCATTTCTGGACTGAGCAAGGTTTCAGCCAGTGGACGCTGTCTCTCAACCTATCCCCCATCCAGTTTGAACAGCCGGATATTTTCCAGATCGTCTCGTCGATGCTGGAAAAATATAGCTTGTCTCCGTCCAGGCTGATCCTTGAGGTAACGGAAAGCACCGCGCTTAAAAATCTCGACCGCAGCATTGAGTTGCTCAATGCGTTTAATCACGCGGGGATCGTCGTCTCGATTGATGATTTTGGTACGGGCTATTCCAACCTTTTGATGCTGAGCGTGCTTCCGGCAAAAGAACTCAAGATCGACAGAAGCTTTGTCACGTCGATGCTGGAAAATGAAAAAAGCTACAAGCTGGTTGAAACCATTATCAGTATCGCCCGAACCATGGAGATGAATGTGGTGGCAGAAGGGATTGAGACGGAAGAACAGCAGGCGGTTCTCACCCGTCTCGGCTGCGATTACCTGCAAGGTTACCTTTTCTCCAGACCCTTCCCTGCCGAACAGGTACCGTGGCTACTGCTTCAGATAAACTCAGACAAACAGATTATACCCATTAATAAAATTCAAACGGACCCCGCATTTATTTCTCAAAAAAATCATGCCTGA
- the dbpA gene encoding ATP-dependent RNA helicase DbpA has product MTAFSTLNVLPAAQLNNLNELGYLTMTPVQAAALPAILEGRDVRVQAKTGSGKTAAFGLGLLQHIDAALFQTQSLVLCPTRELADQVAGELRRLARFLPNTKILTLCGGQPFGAQRDSLQHAPHIIVATPGRLLDHLQKGTVSLDALQTLVMDEADRMLDMGFSDAIDEVIRFAPADRQTLLFSATWPEAIAAISGRVQKNALTIEIDSVDALPAIEQQFFETSQQGKIPLLQKLLSQHQPASCVVFCNTKKDCQSVCDALNAAGQSALSLHGDLEQRDRDQTLVRFANGSARVLVATDVAARGLDIKSLELVVNYELAWDPEVHVHRIGRTARAGNSGLAISLCAPEEAQRANILSEMLQIKLNWMNAPASVSLVPLEAEMATLCIDGGKKAKMRPGDVLGALTGDVGLDGADIGKIAVHPAHVYVAVRHAVAHKAWKQLQNGKIKGKTCRVRLLK; this is encoded by the coding sequence GTGACCGCTTTTTCTACCCTGAATGTTCTACCTGCCGCCCAACTCAATAACCTCAACGAGTTGGGTTACCTCACGATGACGCCTGTTCAGGCGGCCGCGTTGCCCGCCATCCTTGAGGGCCGTGACGTGCGCGTGCAGGCGAAAACGGGCAGCGGGAAAACGGCGGCATTTGGCCTTGGCCTGTTGCAGCATATCGATGCGGCGCTATTTCAGACCCAGTCTCTGGTGTTGTGCCCGACCCGCGAACTGGCAGACCAGGTCGCGGGTGAGCTGCGTCGCCTGGCGCGTTTCCTGCCCAACACCAAGATTTTAACCCTCTGCGGCGGACAGCCGTTTGGCGCACAGCGTGATTCACTCCAGCATGCGCCGCACATTATTGTCGCAACGCCCGGCCGCCTGCTGGATCACCTGCAAAAAGGCACCGTATCGCTGGATGCGTTACAAACGCTGGTGATGGATGAGGCTGACAGGATGCTGGATATGGGCTTCAGCGATGCGATTGACGAGGTGATCCGTTTCGCCCCGGCCGATCGTCAGACGCTGCTGTTCTCCGCGACCTGGCCGGAGGCCATCGCCGCCATCAGCGGGCGCGTGCAGAAAAACGCGCTCACCATTGAAATCGACAGCGTAGATGCGCTGCCCGCTATCGAGCAGCAGTTCTTTGAAACCTCGCAGCAGGGGAAAATCCCGCTCCTTCAGAAATTGCTGAGCCAGCATCAGCCTGCGTCCTGCGTGGTGTTCTGTAATACCAAAAAAGACTGTCAGTCGGTCTGTGATGCCCTGAATGCCGCCGGGCAGAGCGCATTGTCGCTGCATGGCGATCTGGAACAGCGCGATCGCGATCAGACTCTGGTTCGTTTCGCTAACGGCAGCGCCCGCGTTCTTGTCGCAACCGACGTCGCTGCGCGCGGTCTGGATATTAAATCTCTTGAGCTGGTGGTGAACTATGAGCTGGCGTGGGATCCTGAAGTGCATGTGCACCGTATTGGCCGTACCGCGCGCGCGGGAAACAGCGGTCTGGCGATCAGCCTTTGCGCACCGGAAGAGGCGCAGCGCGCCAATATTCTCTCTGAGATGCTGCAGATTAAGCTGAACTGGATGAATGCACCGGCCAGCGTCAGCCTTGTGCCGCTGGAGGCTGAAATGGCGACGCTGTGCATTGATGGCGGTAAAAAAGCCAAGATGCGTCCAGGTGACGTATTAGGGGCGCTGACCGGGGATGTGGGTCTGGACGGGGCGGATATCGGCAAGATTGCTGTCCATCCGGCGCATGTCTACGTAGCGGTTCGCCATGCGGTTGCCCATAAGGCATGGAAGCAGCTGCAAAACGGGAAAATTAAAGGTAAAACCTGCCGCGTACGTCTGCTGAAATAA
- a CDS encoding methyl-accepting chemotaxis protein gives MLKNISVRTFIIGFLLSLFLVSAGVVVLFSSNPSLFISLNVINFVALFLLWVYMTKYLVTPINTVKKSIEEVTAGNLGVSIPEFGNNCAGRLIPGINSLSGNIATLVREIRASSQTAMTLSDQLSTRSAQLSVKTEQQSASLVQTAASMEQMAASTKNNADNTRLASEQANVATLQARKGGELMGQVASNMQSITECAQQMTEIISLIDGIAFQTNILALNAAVEAARAGDHGKGFSVVAEEVRNLAHRSAEAAKNIKTLIEVTSNNVTQGVSVVSQAEKNMHEIVTGSGNVSRLMDEISASTSEQEKGISQITLALSELERVTQSNVAMAEELNGSSDVLRNQVIELQTRTRNFRLDQSSSPSSPGGSPSFLQRPEHSL, from the coding sequence ATGCTAAAAAATATTAGTGTCAGGACCTTTATTATCGGGTTCCTTTTATCTCTTTTTTTGGTAAGTGCAGGTGTCGTTGTTCTATTTTCCAGCAATCCATCTCTCTTTATTTCACTTAATGTCATCAACTTCGTTGCACTATTTTTGCTCTGGGTCTATATGACAAAGTATCTTGTGACGCCGATCAATACGGTAAAGAAAAGTATTGAAGAGGTGACCGCAGGCAACCTTGGTGTATCTATCCCTGAATTTGGCAATAACTGTGCGGGCAGACTCATCCCCGGGATAAACAGCCTTTCCGGCAATATCGCGACGCTGGTACGTGAGATTAGGGCGTCATCGCAGACCGCCATGACCTTATCGGATCAGCTCTCGACACGTAGCGCTCAGCTTTCGGTGAAAACCGAGCAGCAGTCTGCGTCTTTGGTGCAAACCGCAGCCAGCATGGAGCAAATGGCCGCAAGCACCAAAAACAATGCCGATAACACCCGCCTGGCGAGCGAGCAGGCAAATGTGGCGACGTTACAGGCGCGCAAGGGCGGTGAGCTCATGGGCCAGGTCGCCAGCAATATGCAGTCGATTACCGAATGCGCCCAGCAGATGACGGAGATTATTTCGTTGATTGACGGCATTGCGTTCCAGACGAATATCCTGGCACTCAACGCGGCCGTTGAGGCGGCGAGGGCCGGCGATCATGGAAAGGGTTTTTCTGTGGTCGCGGAAGAGGTCAGAAACCTGGCGCACCGCAGCGCAGAGGCGGCGAAAAATATCAAAACGCTGATTGAAGTGACCAGCAATAACGTTACGCAGGGCGTTAGCGTTGTGTCACAGGCGGAGAAGAATATGCATGAAATCGTGACGGGTTCGGGGAATGTTAGCCGCTTAATGGACGAAATTTCCGCGTCGACGTCAGAGCAGGAGAAAGGCATTTCTCAGATTACCCTGGCGCTATCGGAGCTGGAGCGGGTCACTCAAAGTAACGTGGCAATGGCAGAGGAACTCAACGGTTCCTCTGATGTACTGCGTAATCAGGTGATTGAGCTGCAGACCCGAACGCGTAATTTCAGGCTCGATCAGTCATCCTCGCCCTCATCGCCTGGAGGCTCGCCATCCTTCCTTCAGCGGCCAGAGCACTCTCTCTGA
- the ttcA gene encoding tRNA 2-thiocytidine(32) synthetase TtcA: MQENQSNTKKEQYNLNKLQKRLRRNVGEAIADFNMIEEGDRIMVCLSGGKDSYTMLEILRNLQQSAPVNFSLVAVNLDQKQPGFPEHILPEYLEKLGVEYKIVEENTYGIVKEKIPEGKTTCSLCSRLRRGILYRTATELGATKIALGHHRDDILQTLFLNMFYGGKMKGMPPKLMSDDGKHIVIRPLAYCREKDIERFSQAKGFPIIPCNLCGSQPNLQRQVIGDMLRDWDKRYPGRIETMFSAMQNVVPSHLADVELFDFKGINHESEVVNGGDLAFDREDIPMQPAGWQPEEDDNQFEELRLNVLEVK; the protein is encoded by the coding sequence ATGCAAGAAAATCAATCAAATACAAAGAAAGAGCAATACAACCTGAATAAACTGCAAAAGCGACTGCGCCGTAACGTGGGCGAAGCCATTGCAGACTTCAACATGATTGAAGAAGGCGACCGCATCATGGTTTGCCTGTCAGGGGGTAAAGACAGCTACACCATGCTGGAGATCCTGCGTAATCTTCAGCAAAGTGCGCCGGTGAATTTTTCCCTGGTGGCGGTCAACCTTGACCAGAAACAGCCGGGTTTCCCGGAGCACATTCTGCCGGAATACCTCGAGAAGCTGGGCGTTGAGTACAAAATCGTCGAAGAAAATACCTACGGCATTGTAAAAGAGAAAATCCCGGAAGGGAAAACTACCTGCTCACTCTGCTCTCGCCTGCGCCGCGGCATCCTGTATCGTACCGCGACGGAGCTGGGGGCGACCAAAATTGCGCTGGGCCACCATCGCGACGATATCCTTCAAACGCTGTTCCTCAATATGTTCTACGGCGGCAAGATGAAAGGCATGCCGCCTAAGCTGATGAGCGATGACGGTAAACACATTGTGATCCGCCCGCTTGCCTACTGTCGTGAAAAAGACATTGAGCGTTTTTCTCAGGCTAAAGGGTTCCCGATCATTCCATGTAACCTTTGCGGCTCTCAGCCGAACCTGCAGCGTCAGGTGATTGGCGACATGCTGCGCGACTGGGATAAGCGTTATCCGGGTCGTATCGAAACCATGTTCAGCGCGATGCAGAACGTCGTCCCTTCACATCTTGCGGATGTAGAGCTGTTCGACTTTAAAGGCATCAACCACGAGTCAGAAGTTGTGAACGGCGGGGACCTGGCGTTTGATCGGGAAGATATTCCCATGCAGCCAGCGGGCTGGCAGCCGGAAGAAGACGACAATCAGTTTGAAGAGCTGCGTCTGAATGTGCTTGAAGTGAAGTAA
- a CDS encoding peptide ABC transporter substrate-binding protein, whose product MKHPVSRLCAALYLCGLSTLSYAADVPKGTVLAQKQELVRHIKDEPASLDPAKAVGLPEIQVIRDLFEGLVNQNEKGELTPGVATRWQSNDNRIWTFTLRDNAKWSDGTPVTAQDFVYSWQRLVDPKTTSPFAWFAALAGINNAQAIIDGKAAPDTLGVTAVDARTLRVQLDKPLPWFSNLTANFAFYPVQKANVESGKEWTRPGALVGNGAYVLNDRVVNEKLVVVPNTHYWDNAKTVLQKVTFIPINQESSATKRYLAGDIDITESFPKNMYQKLLKDIPGQVYTPPQLGTYYYAFNTQKGPTADARVRLALSMTIDRRIMAEKVLGTGEKPAWHFTPDVTAGFTPEPSPFEQMSQQELNAQAKTLLQAAGYGPQRPLKLTLLYNTSENHQKIAIAVASMWKKNLGVDVRLQNQEWKTYIDSRNTGNFDVIRASWVGDYNEPSTFLSLLTSTHSGNISRFNDPAYDKIIHQATLETTAKARNKDYNMAEKILMEKAPIAPIYQYTNGRLIKPWVKGYPINNPEDVAYSRTMYIEKH is encoded by the coding sequence ATGAAGCATCCTGTTTCGCGTCTCTGTGCTGCACTGTACCTGTGCGGGCTCTCTACACTCTCGTACGCTGCTGATGTGCCCAAGGGCACGGTACTGGCGCAAAAACAGGAGCTGGTCAGGCATATTAAAGACGAGCCGGCTTCGCTCGATCCGGCAAAAGCGGTGGGATTACCCGAGATTCAGGTGATTCGCGATCTTTTCGAAGGGCTGGTGAATCAGAACGAGAAGGGGGAACTGACCCCGGGCGTAGCGACGCGCTGGCAGAGCAACGATAACCGTATCTGGACGTTTACCCTGCGCGATAACGCGAAATGGTCTGACGGTACGCCCGTCACCGCGCAGGATTTCGTCTACAGCTGGCAGCGTCTGGTCGACCCGAAAACCACGTCTCCGTTTGCCTGGTTCGCGGCGCTGGCGGGCATCAACAATGCGCAGGCCATTATCGATGGCAAAGCGGCGCCAGATACCCTGGGCGTGACGGCGGTGGATGCCAGAACCTTACGCGTCCAGCTCGACAAACCGCTACCGTGGTTTAGCAACCTGACGGCGAACTTTGCCTTCTATCCGGTGCAAAAAGCGAACGTTGAAAGCGGTAAAGAGTGGACGCGTCCGGGAGCGCTGGTGGGCAATGGCGCATACGTCCTGAACGACCGCGTGGTGAATGAAAAACTGGTTGTCGTTCCGAATACGCATTACTGGGACAATGCGAAAACTGTCCTGCAAAAAGTGACTTTCATTCCGATTAATCAGGAATCGTCAGCCACTAAGCGCTATCTGGCGGGGGATATTGATATCACCGAGTCGTTCCCGAAAAATATGTATCAGAAGCTCCTGAAGGACATTCCGGGACAGGTGTATACGCCGCCACAGCTCGGAACCTATTACTACGCGTTTAACACGCAAAAGGGTCCGACGGCCGATGCCCGGGTGCGTCTTGCGCTGAGCATGACTATCGATCGCCGCATTATGGCTGAAAAGGTATTAGGTACAGGTGAGAAGCCGGCCTGGCATTTCACCCCTGACGTAACGGCGGGTTTCACCCCTGAGCCTTCACCATTCGAGCAGATGTCCCAGCAGGAGTTGAACGCTCAGGCGAAAACCTTGCTCCAGGCCGCAGGTTATGGCCCTCAGCGTCCGCTGAAGTTGACCCTGCTGTACAATACCTCGGAAAACCACCAGAAAATCGCCATTGCGGTGGCGTCCATGTGGAAGAAAAATCTCGGTGTGGATGTCAGACTGCAAAACCAGGAGTGGAAAACCTATATCGACAGCCGTAATACCGGCAATTTTGATGTGATCCGCGCGTCATGGGTGGGCGATTACAACGAGCCATCGACCTTCCTGTCCCTGCTGACCTCAACCCACAGCGGCAATATCTCGCGTTTCAACGATCCGGCCTACGATAAAATTATTCATCAGGCGACGCTGGAAACCACGGCCAAAGCGCGTAATAAGGACTACAACATGGCGGAGAAAATCCTCATGGAGAAAGCGCCCATCGCGCCAATTTATCAGTACACCAATGGCCGCCTTATTAAGCCCTGGGTTAAAGGTTATCCCATCAATAACCCGGAAGACGTGGCATATAGCCGGACAATGTATATTGAGAAGCACTGA
- a CDS encoding Ecr family regulatory small membrane protein — MGKTEIILTLIILLLIIFGFWFIFSGEVWHLVEFLENSLYPTFDAS; from the coding sequence ATGGGAAAAACGGAAATAATACTCACCTTAATTATTTTGCTGCTTATAATATTTGGCTTCTGGTTTATTTTTAGCGGCGAGGTCTGGCATCTCGTCGAATTTCTTGAAAATAGCCTTTACCCGACCTTCGACGCGTCGTAA
- a CDS encoding DJ-1/PfpI family protein, giving the protein MSKKILMLVGDYAEDYETMVPFQALQMIGHQVDAVCPDKPKGDYIMTAIHDFDGAQTYSEKPGHRFTLNADFSTVKEQDYDALLIPGGRAPEYLRLNEDVLKLVQAFDAARKPIAAVCHGPQLLAAAGVLKGRTCSAYPACAPEVRLAGGHYATIGIDQAHVDGNLVTAPAWPAHPQWLAKFNALLEP; this is encoded by the coding sequence ATGAGCAAGAAGATCCTGATGCTGGTTGGTGATTACGCCGAAGATTACGAAACCATGGTGCCTTTTCAGGCGTTGCAGATGATTGGCCATCAGGTGGATGCGGTCTGCCCCGACAAACCGAAGGGCGACTACATTATGACGGCAATCCATGACTTTGACGGCGCCCAGACCTATAGCGAAAAACCGGGTCACCGGTTTACCCTCAACGCCGACTTTTCCACCGTCAAGGAACAGGATTACGACGCGCTGCTCATCCCAGGCGGGAGAGCGCCCGAGTATCTGCGGCTAAATGAGGACGTGCTAAAGCTGGTGCAGGCATTTGACGCCGCGCGTAAGCCGATAGCGGCAGTGTGCCATGGTCCGCAGCTGCTCGCTGCCGCGGGCGTTCTGAAAGGTCGTACCTGTAGCGCCTACCCGGCCTGTGCACCTGAGGTACGCCTCGCGGGTGGACACTACGCCACTATCGGCATCGATCAGGCCCATGTAGACGGCAACCTGGTGACGGCTCCCGCCTGGCCCGCACATCCGCAGTGGCTGGCGAAGTTTAATGCGCTGTTAGAACCATAG
- the zntB gene encoding zinc transporter ZntB yields MESIKGSELNVPDAVFAWVLDGRGGARPLDDNDVIDNAHPCWLHLNYTHTDSADWLASTPLLPNNVRDALAGESLRPRVSRMGEGTLITLRCINGSTDERPDQLVAMRVYMDDGLIVSTRQRKVLALDDIVNDLKEGTGPVDCGSWLVDVCDALTDHASEFIEELHDKIIDLEDNLLDQQIPPRGFLALLRKQLIVMRRYMTPQRDVYARLASERLTWMNDDHRRRMQDIADRLGRGLDEIDSCIARTAVMADEIAQVMQESLARRTYTMSLMAMVFLPSTFLTGLFGVNLGGIPGGAYRYGFTAFCVMLVVLIGGVAWWLHRSKWL; encoded by the coding sequence GTGGAAAGCATTAAAGGGTCGGAACTTAACGTTCCTGACGCAGTTTTTGCATGGGTGCTGGATGGTCGCGGCGGTGCACGACCTCTGGATGATAATGATGTGATCGATAATGCGCATCCCTGCTGGCTACATCTGAACTACACCCACACGGACAGCGCTGACTGGCTCGCCTCGACTCCGCTCTTGCCAAATAACGTGCGCGATGCGCTGGCGGGTGAGAGCCTGCGGCCCCGCGTGAGCCGAATGGGTGAGGGTACGTTGATCACCCTACGCTGCATTAACGGCAGCACGGATGAACGCCCGGATCAGCTGGTTGCGATGCGTGTCTACATGGACGATGGACTCATTGTGTCAACCCGACAGCGAAAAGTGCTGGCGCTGGATGACATCGTAAACGATCTGAAAGAGGGCACCGGGCCGGTGGACTGCGGCAGCTGGCTGGTGGACGTCTGTGACGCCCTTACCGATCATGCGAGCGAGTTTATTGAAGAACTGCACGACAAAATCATCGACCTGGAAGATAACCTGCTCGATCAGCAGATTCCACCGCGCGGTTTTTTGGCCTTATTGCGTAAACAGCTAATTGTTATGCGCCGCTACATGACGCCGCAGCGGGACGTGTATGCGCGGCTGGCCAGCGAAAGGCTCACCTGGATGAACGACGACCATCGACGCAGAATGCAGGATATTGCCGACAGGCTGGGCCGCGGGCTGGATGAAATTGATTCCTGTATTGCCAGAACGGCGGTGATGGCGGACGAAATCGCGCAGGTGATGCAGGAGTCGCTGGCGCGAAGAACCTATACGATGTCCCTGATGGCGATGGTGTTTTTACCCAGCACGTTTCTTACCGGTTTGTTTGGCGTGAACCTGGGCGGCATTCCAGGTGGCGCTTATCGCTACGGATTTACCGCGTTTTGCGTGATGTTAGTTGTTTTGATTGGTGGTGTTGCATGGTGGTTGCATCGTAGTAAATGGCTGTAA